TTTGCTGATCCGAAAAGCGCAGCCAATACAATCGCTCATCCCGTGAACGCAGGCAGCCACGACAGTAGCCTTTATTGTTTGCTGCACAAACCCCAATACAGGGGCTAGGAATCTCAAAAATTTCAATCTGCTGCATTGCCATCAGACCGCCTAAAAAAGACTGCCGCGATTATACGCCAGCTGCAAAAAAATCGGGACGCAGAATAGCTGCTCATTTTTTGAGCACTGTTACATCGACAATTTCGCTCTAAGAAAATTACCTTTGTCGCTTGACAAGCGTTAAGCCACAGCTGACCTAGGTTACACAAAAGTCAAGTAAAGACCGCGCTTTTTAGGCGTTGATAGCCTGACTAATATCCCTTATATTGCGTGCCATTCAGCAGTAAGACACATCATCTTGTGTTTCCCTCTTCTGGTAAACACAAGTCCGTGTTAACACCTACAGCCAGCATTTTATCGAAGTAGATACCCTAATTACGCATTGAGGCAGCCCGTCATGAATTCCATTTTGGTTACTAAGCG
The sequence above is a segment of the Thiopseudomonas alkaliphila genome. Coding sequences within it:
- a CDS encoding DUF1289 domain-containing protein, which gives rise to MAMQQIEIFEIPSPCIGVCAANNKGYCRGCLRSRDERLYWLRFSDQQKRDVLRLCQARKERIEKARLEYKQQAISDFFSDPIIEQQDLF